One region of Baekduia soli genomic DNA includes:
- a CDS encoding ATP-binding cassette domain-containing protein, with protein MRASAPTHIPCRGGRRRAAPPPSVLARGLTERHGSTVALDDLDLVRRRGEIYGYLGPSGAGETTTIRLLLRLHRPSPGDAALSGLDAWHDAVAAHARVAYVPGEPFLRPALTSAETFADLARRHGGTDRAHRDVLVDRRRRDVVGDVGPLIAALAGHPVAALTSREPSLEEIFLHHHDPADDDARGQGGPAPRPGAAPAAIAASARG; from the coding sequence GTGCGTGCGTCCGCCCCGACCCATATCCCCTGTCGGGGCGGTCGCCGTCGCGCGGCGCCGCCACCGTCCGTACTCGCCCGTGGGCTGACCGAGCGCCACGGGTCGACCGTCGCCCTGGACGACCTGGACCTCGTCAGGCGCCGCGGCGAGATCTACGGGTACCTCGGCCCCAGCGGCGCCGGCGAGACCACCACGATCCGCCTGCTGCTCCGCCTGCACCGGCCCAGCCCGGGCGACGCCGCGCTGTCCGGCCTCGACGCCTGGCACGACGCCGTCGCCGCACACGCACGGGTCGCCTACGTGCCGGGCGAGCCGTTCCTCCGGCCCGCCCTGACCAGCGCCGAGACGTTCGCCGATCTCGCGCGCCGGCACGGCGGCACCGACCGGGCCCACCGCGACGTGCTCGTCGATCGGCGCCGCCGCGACGTCGTCGGAGACGTCGGGCCGCTCATCGCCGCCCTCGCGGGCCACCCCGTGGCGGCGCTGACGAGCCGCGAGCCCTCGCTGGAGGAGATCTTCCTGCATCACCACGACCCCGCCGATGACGACGCCCGCGGCCAGGGCGGTCCTGCGCCGCGGCCGGGCGCTGCGCCGGCCGCCATCGCCGCGTCGGCGCGCGGCTGA
- a CDS encoding alpha/beta fold hydrolase yields MKTVILVAGAWHGGWCWKKMVGPLTAAGCRVYTPSLTGLGDRRHLLTREVSLQTHVDDLLELLAFEDARDVVLLAHSYGAAPATVVADRVPERIAHLILLDGTQPEDGQCVLDVLGEADGLPELFRGIAREQGDGWRVSPAAFTADLLGVTDPADAEWLMARLTDHPLPTFEDRVSLTGAAARIPRRTYVRTQFPPVWPDVLLERARSSDGWTGMTLPTGHDAMVTMPGELVDLVLS; encoded by the coding sequence ATGAAGACGGTGATCCTCGTCGCCGGTGCCTGGCACGGCGGATGGTGCTGGAAGAAGATGGTCGGCCCGCTCACCGCCGCGGGCTGCCGGGTGTACACCCCGTCGCTCACCGGCCTGGGGGACCGCCGCCACCTGCTCACCCGCGAGGTGAGCCTGCAGACCCACGTCGACGACCTGCTCGAGCTGCTCGCGTTCGAGGACGCCCGCGACGTCGTGCTCCTGGCCCACAGCTACGGCGCGGCGCCCGCGACCGTCGTCGCCGACCGCGTGCCCGAGCGCATCGCCCACCTCATCCTCCTCGACGGCACCCAGCCCGAGGACGGCCAGTGCGTCCTGGACGTCCTCGGCGAGGCCGACGGGCTGCCCGAGCTCTTCCGCGGGATCGCACGCGAGCAGGGCGACGGCTGGCGCGTCTCGCCCGCCGCGTTCACGGCCGATCTGCTCGGCGTCACCGACCCGGCCGACGCGGAGTGGCTCATGGCCCGCCTGACCGACCACCCCCTGCCGACGTTCGAGGACCGCGTCAGCCTCACGGGCGCCGCCGCCCGCATCCCGCGCAGGACCTACGTCCGCACGCAGTTCCCGCCCGTGTGGCCCGACGTCCTGCTCGAGCGCGCGCGCTCGAGCGACGGGTGGACCGGCATGACGCTGCCCACCGGCCACGACGCCATGGTCACGATGCCCGGTGAGCTCGTCGACCTCGTCCTGAGCTGA
- a CDS encoding cupin domain-containing protein: MSAIPVNGGNVVRADDLVPTWNNPHAREPGYLRSIISYYGGVEGFVNDNPETGLLSERTVAGLMWLPVGSRQFGVHQHTITEIYIILQGQVESIEPGRRHVAGPMDCLYMPPGAPHAVRTAGDEDVVLLWCHDAQEPLGSSTYFDEDDPRFTADSPSVELVRWEDLEPRSDAPGARVGGTLRSEVVWAGPETGEQPVAPGVGAVNDKITLGCTILPPGNVHVAHAHPFAEHYIVASGRAAVVGDEAPVTVLGPMDYVGFDAGVPHALRAVGYEPLRLITFQESGAGGSATYAAD, encoded by the coding sequence ATGAGCGCGATCCCGGTCAACGGCGGCAACGTGGTCCGTGCGGACGACCTCGTGCCGACCTGGAACAACCCACACGCCCGCGAGCCCGGCTACCTGCGCTCGATCATCTCCTACTACGGCGGGGTCGAGGGGTTCGTCAACGACAACCCCGAGACCGGCCTGCTCAGCGAGCGGACCGTCGCCGGGCTGATGTGGCTGCCGGTGGGCAGCCGCCAGTTCGGCGTCCATCAGCACACGATCACCGAGATCTACATCATCCTGCAGGGCCAGGTGGAGTCCATCGAGCCGGGCCGGCGCCACGTGGCCGGCCCCATGGACTGCCTCTACATGCCGCCCGGGGCGCCGCACGCGGTGCGGACCGCCGGCGACGAGGACGTCGTGCTGCTCTGGTGCCACGATGCCCAGGAGCCCCTGGGCTCCTCGACGTACTTCGACGAGGACGACCCGCGCTTCACCGCCGACAGCCCGAGCGTCGAGCTCGTGCGCTGGGAGGACCTCGAGCCGCGCTCCGACGCCCCGGGCGCGCGCGTGGGCGGGACCCTGCGCTCCGAGGTCGTCTGGGCCGGCCCGGAGACCGGCGAGCAGCCCGTCGCGCCCGGCGTCGGCGCCGTCAACGACAAGATCACCCTGGGCTGCACGATCCTGCCGCCGGGCAACGTGCACGTCGCCCACGCCCACCCGTTCGCCGAGCACTACATCGTGGCCTCCGGGCGCGCGGCGGTGGTGGGCGACGAGGCGCCGGTGACCGTCCTGGGGCCCATGGACTACGTCGGGTTCGACGCGGGCGTGCCGCACGCGCTGCGGGCCGTCGGCTACGAGCCGCTGCGGCTCATCACCTTCCAGGAGTCCGGCGCCGGCGGGTCGGCGACGTACGCGGCCGACTAG
- a CDS encoding PRC-barrel domain-containing protein: MRATGIVPALHDAPLRDRDGTRVGYVEDLLADARTNRPAWLVVCLDDGRRTVVPARGCRPTPAGTRAPHPAGHLTGCPATLAGAALEREAMADACRHYGVLLPSAGPFVAVRAAAAGASGPQSAAA; encoded by the coding sequence ATGCGCGCGACCGGGATCGTCCCCGCCCTGCACGACGCGCCGCTGCGCGACCGCGACGGCACGCGGGTCGGCTACGTGGAGGACCTGCTGGCCGACGCCCGGACGAACCGCCCGGCCTGGCTCGTGGTGTGCCTGGACGACGGGCGCCGCACGGTCGTGCCCGCCCGCGGCTGCCGCCCGACGCCCGCCGGCACCCGCGCGCCCCATCCGGCCGGACACCTCACGGGCTGCCCCGCGACGCTCGCCGGCGCCGCCCTGGAGCGCGAGGCGATGGCCGACGCCTGCCGGCACTACGGCGTGCTGCTGCCCTCGGCCGGCCCGTTCGTGGCGGTTCGCGCCGCCGCGGCCGGCGCGTCCGGCCCACAGTCCGCCGCGGCCTAG
- a CDS encoding phosphatase PAP2 family protein, translated as MLRRPRPPLLLAAVCAVALAVSGVLARLVPVGSAGDRQTLDGFRTLDRPRLTPLLDHIAHLADPAPYALAGLVLALIALGRRRPLVAATTLVLFFLTGFTTEHLKVLVASPGVQEWTGDSSLSAASWPSGHSTAAMTIALCAVMVSPQRLRPTVAVVGGGFAIAVGYAILALGWHLPSDVFGGFLVAGTYVLLALSGLALVDRRRPGRAAAEGPSRPADLLPAAGLAAAAAVLAAALAVTRPRELLGYAAGHTTFVVGAAAIAALGALLAAGLAAGFRGGRSSAV; from the coding sequence ATGCTGCGCCGTCCCCGACCACCGCTCCTGCTCGCCGCCGTCTGCGCCGTCGCGCTGGCGGTCTCCGGCGTGCTCGCGCGCCTGGTGCCGGTCGGCTCGGCCGGCGACCGGCAGACGCTGGACGGCTTCCGGACCCTGGACCGCCCGCGGCTGACCCCGCTGCTGGACCACATCGCCCACCTCGCCGACCCCGCGCCCTACGCGCTGGCCGGCCTCGTGCTGGCGCTGATCGCGCTCGGCCGCCGCCGGCCGCTCGTGGCCGCCACGACGCTGGTGCTCTTCTTCCTGACCGGGTTCACGACCGAGCACCTCAAGGTCCTCGTCGCCTCGCCGGGCGTGCAGGAGTGGACGGGCGACAGCTCGCTGAGCGCGGCGTCGTGGCCCAGCGGGCACTCCACGGCGGCGATGACGATCGCGCTGTGCGCGGTGATGGTCAGTCCGCAGAGGCTGCGCCCGACGGTCGCCGTCGTGGGCGGCGGCTTCGCCATCGCGGTCGGCTACGCGATCCTCGCGCTCGGCTGGCACCTGCCCTCCGATGTCTTCGGCGGCTTCCTGGTCGCCGGCACCTACGTGCTGCTGGCGCTGTCGGGCCTCGCGCTGGTCGACCGCCGCCGGCCGGGGCGCGCGGCCGCCGAGGGCCCGTCGCGCCCGGCCGACCTGCTGCCCGCCGCGGGCCTGGCCGCGGCCGCCGCGGTACTCGCCGCCGCGCTGGCCGTCACGCGTCCCCGCGAGCTGCTGGGCTACGCCGCCGGGCACACCACGTTCGTCGTGGGCGCCGCCGCGATCGCGGCGCTCGGCGCGCTGCTGGCCGCCGGGCTGGCCGCGGGCTTCCGCGGCGGACGCTCGTCGGCGGTCTGA
- a CDS encoding carboxymuconolactone decarboxylase family protein gives MTLSLNDAAPRAVAHPPAAYQRMLAVQGAVDRAGLDGRLPHLIKIRASQINACGFCLDMHVGHALDDGVDERVLHLLPAWREVAAFDDRERAALALTEAVTLVHRDQVPREVWDAAAAVLSEDELGAVLWQIIAINAWNRLSIALRTQPASLAAAAEAAA, from the coding sequence ATGACCCTCTCGCTGAACGACGCGGCCCCGCGGGCGGTCGCCCATCCGCCCGCCGCCTACCAGCGCATGCTCGCGGTGCAGGGCGCCGTCGACCGCGCCGGCCTCGACGGCCGCCTCCCGCACCTGATCAAGATCCGGGCCAGCCAGATCAACGCCTGCGGCTTCTGCCTGGACATGCACGTCGGCCATGCGCTGGACGACGGCGTCGACGAGCGCGTGCTGCACCTGCTGCCCGCGTGGCGCGAGGTCGCCGCGTTCGACGACCGCGAGCGCGCGGCGCTCGCGCTGACCGAGGCGGTGACGCTCGTGCACCGCGACCAGGTGCCGCGGGAGGTGTGGGACGCCGCCGCCGCGGTGCTGTCCGAGGACGAGCTCGGGGCCGTGCTGTGGCAGATCATCGCCATCAACGCGTGGAATCGCCTGTCGATCGCGCTGCGCACGCAGCCCGCGAGCCTGGCCGCCGCGGCGGAGGCCGCCGCCTGA
- a CDS encoding cob(I)yrinic acid a,c-diamide adenosyltransferase, translating to MTVNLTRIYTKLGDGGETHLGDMSRVPKTHPRIEAYGAVDELNAQLGVTLTVAGLPEAYAAWLRRVQNDLFDVGADLAVPHGGDRDRLRVHAGYTTWLEQACDEVNAGLAPLKSFVLPGGTPAAAHLHVARTVCRRAERRALGVDDGNPEVVRYLNRLSDLLFILSRGANGGDEPLWEPGASHQPPPPGAQDS from the coding sequence ATGACGGTCAACCTCACGCGGATCTACACCAAGTTGGGCGACGGCGGCGAGACGCACCTGGGCGATATGAGCCGGGTGCCCAAGACGCACCCGCGCATCGAGGCCTACGGCGCGGTCGACGAGCTCAACGCCCAGCTCGGCGTCACGTTGACGGTGGCCGGCCTCCCCGAGGCCTACGCCGCGTGGCTGCGGCGGGTGCAGAACGACCTCTTCGACGTCGGCGCCGACCTGGCCGTCCCCCACGGGGGCGACCGCGACCGGCTGCGGGTCCACGCGGGCTACACGACGTGGCTCGAGCAGGCCTGCGACGAGGTCAACGCGGGGCTGGCCCCGCTGAAGTCCTTCGTGCTGCCGGGCGGCACGCCGGCGGCCGCGCATCTGCACGTGGCCCGCACGGTCTGCCGGCGCGCCGAGCGCCGCGCGCTCGGCGTCGACGACGGCAACCCCGAGGTCGTGCGCTACCTCAACCGCCTGTCGGACCTGCTGTTCATCCTCAGCCGCGGAGCCAACGGCGGCGACGAGCCGCTCTGGGAGCCCGGAGCGTCCCACCAGCCTCCGCCGCCGGGCGCGCAGGACTCCTGA
- a CDS encoding DUF4430 domain-containing protein has product MMPKILGPLVVGLTLAAASPALAATVTVRVEGQSQVVAPTAVTTPATVVKDGTHACDGATALGALEAGTAGAWTGAWSSFGGVGTYTPEAILGESHPFGSGGYWAVYVNGLFQNVGACQIPVHDGDRVLWYASDDTFTPGSGGYDEPVVLSAPAIAPPARRSRSPSGTP; this is encoded by the coding sequence ATGATGCCCAAGATCCTCGGCCCCCTTGTGGTGGGCCTCACGCTCGCCGCGGCGAGCCCGGCGCTCGCCGCCACCGTCACCGTCCGCGTCGAAGGCCAGAGCCAGGTGGTGGCGCCGACGGCGGTCACCACCCCAGCCACGGTCGTCAAGGACGGCACCCACGCCTGCGACGGCGCGACCGCCCTCGGCGCCCTGGAGGCCGGCACGGCCGGCGCCTGGACCGGCGCCTGGTCCTCCTTCGGAGGCGTCGGGACCTACACGCCCGAGGCGATCCTGGGCGAGAGCCACCCCTTCGGCTCCGGCGGCTACTGGGCCGTCTACGTCAACGGCCTGTTCCAGAACGTCGGCGCCTGCCAGATCCCCGTCCACGACGGCGACAGGGTCCTGTGGTACGCCTCCGACGACACGTTCACGCCCGGGTCGGGCGGCTACGACGAGCCCGTCGTGCTCAGCGCGCCGGCCATCGCCCCCCCGGCACGCCGTTCACGGTCACCGTCAGGGACGCCGTGA
- a CDS encoding DUF4430 domain-containing protein, with protein MPSPRARRRLAVALSVALCAAVAGGCGLGAGAAPSETQLLVSQDFGARPLALADQPKTGGSDTVMRLLQRNVKTVTLRFGGKFVQSIDGVAGGTRAGRPVDWFFYVNGLEADTGATSVRVHAGDRVWWDFHDWGVTDHVPAVVGQFPEPFLHGVDGRRLPTRVECVDQKDPACQSVQDRLVGFGLPASKGGIANSFVADTLRILVGPWRVLREDTTARLIERGPGRSGVYARPSADGRSIAVLDAAGRTTRTLGPGTGLIAATSAADNSDPVWVVTGTDARGVQAAAAALDEGALSGRFAVAVVGGRPVALPDRG; from the coding sequence TTGCCTAGCCCTCGCGCCCGGCGCCGCCTGGCCGTCGCCCTGTCCGTCGCGCTCTGCGCGGCGGTCGCCGGCGGCTGCGGGCTGGGCGCGGGCGCGGCACCGAGCGAGACCCAGCTGTTGGTCAGCCAGGACTTCGGCGCCCGTCCGCTGGCGCTGGCCGACCAGCCCAAGACCGGCGGGTCGGACACCGTGATGCGCCTGCTGCAGCGCAACGTCAAGACCGTGACCCTGCGCTTCGGCGGCAAGTTCGTGCAGTCGATCGACGGCGTGGCGGGCGGGACCCGGGCGGGCCGGCCGGTCGACTGGTTCTTCTACGTCAACGGCCTGGAGGCCGACACGGGCGCGACGTCGGTGCGCGTCCACGCCGGCGACCGCGTGTGGTGGGACTTCCACGACTGGGGCGTCACCGACCACGTGCCCGCTGTCGTCGGCCAGTTCCCTGAGCCGTTCCTGCACGGGGTGGACGGCCGCCGGCTGCCGACGCGCGTGGAGTGCGTCGACCAGAAGGACCCCGCCTGCCAGTCCGTGCAGGACCGCCTGGTCGGGTTCGGCCTGCCGGCCTCCAAGGGCGGGATCGCCAACAGCTTCGTCGCCGACACGCTGCGCATCCTCGTCGGGCCCTGGCGGGTGCTGCGCGAGGACACGACCGCGCGCCTCATCGAGCGCGGGCCGGGGCGAAGCGGCGTCTACGCGCGCCCGTCCGCCGACGGGCGCTCGATCGCCGTGCTCGACGCGGCGGGCCGCACGACCCGGACGCTGGGCCCGGGCACCGGCCTCATCGCAGCCACCTCGGCCGCCGACAACTCCGACCCCGTCTGGGTCGTGACCGGCACCGACGCCCGCGGCGTGCAGGCCGCGGCGGCCGCGCTGGACGAGGGCGCCCTGAGCGGGCGCTTCGCCGTCGCGGTCGTGGGTGGCAGGCCGGTCGCGCTGCCCGACCGAGGGTGA
- a CDS encoding energy-coupling factor transporter transmembrane component T — MARAVAGAAWCCALAAAALAAQHPVVLGTLALVILAAAAAAGVLREVGRTALWMAPWAVVIALINMLVVRDGLTVIARLGEVPPFGQIDLTLEALVYGLLFGLRLLVVSLAFALFTVAVDPDDLLRVLRRVSVRSALAATLATRLVPVLAADARRIDEARRCRPDGGGRGPAARVAVLRAVAGGALDRALDVAATLEVRGYGSARRGSWRALRSGRPWSRHDLGFTASALALAAVTVADRLGGLAAYDPYPTLHGAPAGQVLAVAAGIALVALAPLAARRGIR, encoded by the coding sequence GTGGCGCGCGCCGTCGCCGGCGCGGCGTGGTGCTGCGCGCTGGCCGCCGCCGCCCTGGCCGCCCAGCACCCCGTCGTGCTCGGGACCCTCGCGCTCGTCATCCTGGCCGCGGCCGCCGCCGCGGGCGTGCTGCGCGAGGTCGGGCGCACCGCGCTGTGGATGGCGCCGTGGGCGGTGGTCATCGCGTTGATCAACATGCTCGTGGTCCGCGACGGCCTGACCGTGATCGCGCGCCTCGGCGAGGTGCCCCCGTTCGGCCAGATCGACCTCACGCTGGAGGCGCTGGTCTACGGCCTGCTGTTCGGCCTGCGGCTGCTCGTGGTCTCGTTGGCCTTCGCGCTGTTCACCGTCGCCGTCGACCCCGACGACCTGCTGCGCGTCCTGCGCCGCGTCTCGGTCCGCTCGGCGCTGGCCGCCACGCTGGCGACGCGGCTGGTGCCCGTGCTGGCCGCCGACGCGCGGCGGATCGACGAGGCGCGCCGCTGCCGGCCCGACGGCGGCGGCCGCGGGCCCGCGGCGCGCGTCGCGGTCCTGCGCGCCGTGGCCGGCGGGGCGCTGGACCGTGCGCTCGACGTCGCCGCCACGCTCGAGGTCCGCGGGTACGGCAGCGCGCGGCGCGGCTCGTGGCGTGCGCTGCGCTCCGGGCGGCCGTGGTCGCGCCACGACCTCGGCTTCACCGCCTCGGCGCTGGCGCTGGCCGCGGTGACGGTCGCCGACCGCCTCGGCGGCCTGGCGGCCTACGACCCGTACCCGACGCTGCACGGCGCGCCCGCCGGGCAGGTGCTCGCGGTCGCCGCCGGGATCGCGCTGGTCGCGCTCGCGCCGCTGGCCGCGCGGAGGGGCATCCGATGA
- a CDS encoding energy-coupling factor ABC transporter ATP-binding protein, whose protein sequence is MDLAVARGERVALMGRNGAGKSTLLRHGAGLMAPTRGRVHRAGRVALLLQDPNDYLLHECVADEASPAALAAVGLEHLGDRHPHDLSGGQRQRLALAIVLDSDRPAAVVALDEPTRGMDRTAKAQLAERLHGLAGMGAAIVVATHDPEFAAEVADRVVLMAEGRVIADGPAATVLAGGWYFATETARVTDGRALLPADGAAVLARGAGVVAP, encoded by the coding sequence GTGGACCTCGCGGTGGCCCGGGGCGAGCGCGTGGCGCTCATGGGCCGCAACGGCGCGGGCAAGTCGACGCTGCTGCGCCACGGCGCCGGGCTCATGGCGCCGACGCGCGGCCGCGTGCACCGCGCCGGCCGCGTCGCCCTCCTGCTCCAGGACCCCAACGACTACCTCCTGCATGAGTGCGTCGCCGACGAGGCCTCGCCGGCGGCCCTGGCGGCCGTCGGCCTCGAGCACCTCGGCGACCGCCACCCTCACGACCTCTCCGGCGGCCAGCGCCAGCGCCTCGCGCTGGCCATCGTGCTCGACAGCGACCGGCCCGCCGCGGTCGTCGCCCTCGACGAGCCGACGCGCGGGATGGACCGCACGGCCAAGGCCCAGCTGGCCGAGCGCCTGCACGGTCTGGCCGGGATGGGCGCCGCGATCGTCGTCGCGACCCACGACCCCGAGTTCGCCGCCGAGGTCGCCGACCGCGTCGTGCTCATGGCCGAGGGCCGCGTCATCGCCGACGGCCCCGCGGCCACCGTGCTGGCCGGCGGCTGGTACTTCGCGACCGAGACCGCGCGCGTCACCGACGGCCGGGCGCTGCTGCCCGCCGACGGGGCGGCCGTCCTGGCCCGCGGCGCCGGGGTGGTCGCGCCATGA
- a CDS encoding ECF transporter S component family protein, with translation MTWQVSTLALLAVVLTAGFAWYERTHPSSKVLALVATLAALAALGRVAFAPLPNVKPTTDLVFLSGYVLGGAPGFAVGAVAGVASNLVFGQGPWTPWQMTGWGLIGMAGAGWALLTRRRLPRIPTAGVLVLCGLGFGLLTNLSTLTAAGRTPSWSQWAATEVSGLPFDIAHAVGNVVFFVAFGPAFVRVLQRYRVRLQVSWTAEDAPRALPAPLPDPGPHR, from the coding sequence ATGACGTGGCAGGTGAGCACGCTGGCGCTGCTGGCCGTCGTGCTGACCGCCGGCTTCGCCTGGTACGAGCGCACGCACCCGTCGTCGAAGGTCCTCGCGCTCGTGGCGACGCTCGCCGCGCTGGCCGCCCTGGGACGCGTGGCGTTCGCGCCGCTGCCCAACGTCAAGCCGACGACCGACCTCGTCTTCCTCAGCGGCTACGTGCTCGGCGGCGCGCCGGGCTTCGCCGTCGGCGCCGTCGCGGGCGTGGCCTCCAACCTCGTCTTCGGCCAAGGCCCCTGGACGCCGTGGCAGATGACGGGCTGGGGCCTGATCGGCATGGCGGGCGCCGGTTGGGCGCTGCTCACGCGCCGGCGCCTGCCACGCATCCCGACCGCCGGCGTGCTCGTCCTGTGCGGCCTCGGCTTCGGGCTGCTGACCAACCTCTCGACGCTGACCGCGGCCGGTCGCACGCCGTCGTGGTCGCAGTGGGCGGCCACGGAGGTCTCCGGCCTGCCCTTCGACATCGCCCACGCCGTCGGCAACGTGGTGTTCTTCGTGGCCTTCGGGCCCGCGTTCGTCCGCGTGCTGCAGCGCTACCGCGTCCGCCTGCAGGTCTCCTGGACCGCCGAGGACGCCCCGCGCGCCCTGCCCGCCCCGCTCCCCGACCCCGGACCCCACCGATGA
- a CDS encoding prenyltransferase/squalene oxidase repeat-containing protein: protein MTLTHRLRLLVLPTLAALAAAVPAASASDAGAARTGAAWLAAAVPAGADGQSADAIVALRAAGRLPAAEAARRARTLRGGAARYALTAGATGKVILGLVAARSGSARCGTGVDLLRRLQGYGRAGRYGATIFDQTLGMLAIRALHAGPSASTVRVLLGARGGGGWNFNLTRSGGRPDDVTSTAMAILAARGAGVSRTNGTLRAGLRWMLAQRTPAGGFALGRRDRNEANSTALAIEAERAMGRRDPRAASALRGLQRSGGAFQFTSSDAGSRVLASVDAVVALSGHVPPVTVLGRTPSSC, encoded by the coding sequence ATGACCCTCACGCACCGCCTCCGCCTCCTCGTCCTGCCGACCCTGGCCGCCCTGGCCGCGGCCGTCCCGGCCGCCTCGGCCTCCGACGCCGGGGCCGCCCGCACCGGGGCGGCGTGGCTCGCCGCCGCGGTCCCGGCCGGCGCCGACGGCCAGTCGGCCGACGCGATCGTCGCGCTGCGCGCGGCCGGGCGGCTGCCGGCCGCCGAGGCCGCACGCCGTGCCCGGACCCTGCGCGGAGGCGCCGCGCGCTACGCCCTGACCGCCGGCGCGACCGGCAAGGTCATCCTCGGCCTCGTGGCCGCGCGCTCGGGCAGCGCGCGCTGCGGCACGGGCGTCGACCTGCTGCGGCGCCTGCAGGGCTACGGCCGGGCCGGCCGCTACGGGGCCACGATCTTCGACCAGACGCTCGGCATGCTGGCGATCCGCGCGCTGCACGCCGGGCCGTCGGCCTCCACGGTGCGGGTGCTCCTGGGCGCTCGCGGCGGCGGAGGCTGGAACTTCAACCTCACGCGCTCGGGCGGCCGGCCCGACGACGTCACGAGCACCGCGATGGCGATCCTCGCCGCGCGCGGCGCCGGGGTGTCGCGCACGAACGGGACCCTGCGGGCGGGCCTGCGCTGGATGCTGGCCCAGCGGACGCCCGCGGGCGGCTTCGCGCTCGGGCGCCGCGACCGCAACGAGGCCAACTCGACGGCCCTGGCCATCGAGGCCGAGCGTGCGATGGGCCGCCGCGACCCCCGCGCCGCCTCGGCGCTCCGGGGCCTGCAGCGCTCGGGCGGGGCGTTCCAGTTCACGAGCAGCGACGCCGGCAGCCGCGTGCTGGCCTCGGTCGACGCGGTCGTCGCGCTGAGCGGCCACGTGCCACCCGTCACCGTGCTGGGCCGGACCCCGTCGTCCTGCTGA
- a CDS encoding Re/Si-specific NAD(P)(+) transhydrogenase subunit alpha gives MRIGVPRESAEGERRVALVPEVVKKLVAKGHEVLVEAGAGEGALVPDALYAEAGAQIGDPWGAEVVVKVAPPSAAELGRLSRGQTLIGFLNPRGNPEGLAAVAGAGVTAFAMEAIPRISRAQSMDALSSQSNVSGYKSALLGAEHATRFYPMLMTAAGTIPPAKVLVLGIGVAGLQALATARRLGAQTTGYDVRPETAEQVESLGAKWLDLGLEAAGEGGYARELTDEEKAAQQQALTDATKGFDVVITTALVPGRPAPRLVTAEAVEGMKPGSVIVDLAGETGGNCELTEPGQTVVRHHVTIVSPLNLPATMPEHASALYARNLQALIELLADEQTGALAPDFDDEIVTGACVVRDGEVR, from the coding sequence ATGAGGATCGGTGTCCCGAGGGAATCAGCGGAGGGCGAGCGGCGGGTGGCGCTCGTGCCCGAGGTCGTCAAGAAGCTCGTGGCCAAGGGCCACGAGGTGCTGGTGGAGGCCGGCGCGGGGGAGGGGGCCCTGGTCCCCGACGCGTTGTACGCCGAGGCCGGCGCGCAGATCGGCGACCCGTGGGGTGCGGAGGTGGTCGTCAAGGTCGCGCCGCCGTCGGCCGCCGAGCTGGGGCGCCTGTCGCGCGGGCAGACGCTGATCGGCTTCTTGAACCCGCGGGGCAACCCGGAGGGCCTTGCGGCGGTGGCCGGCGCGGGGGTCACGGCGTTTGCGATGGAGGCGATCCCGCGGATCTCGCGGGCGCAGTCGATGGACGCGCTGAGCTCGCAGTCCAACGTGTCGGGCTACAAGTCCGCGCTGCTGGGCGCCGAGCACGCCACGCGCTTCTACCCCATGTTGATGACCGCGGCGGGCACGATCCCGCCGGCCAAGGTGCTCGTGCTCGGCATCGGGGTGGCGGGGCTGCAGGCGCTGGCCACCGCGCGCCGGCTGGGGGCGCAGACCACGGGCTATGACGTGCGTCCCGAGACGGCCGAGCAGGTCGAGTCGCTGGGCGCGAAGTGGCTGGACCTGGGCCTCGAGGCCGCCGGTGAGGGCGGCTACGCGCGCGAGCTGACCGATGAGGAGAAGGCCGCCCAGCAGCAGGCGCTGACCGATGCGACCAAGGGCTTTGACGTGGTGATCACCACGGCGCTGGTGCCGGGCCGCCCGGCCCCGCGGCTGGTGACCGCCGAGGCCGTGGAGGGCATGAAGCCCGGCAGCGTGATCGTCGACCTGGCCGGCGAGACCGGGGGCAACTGCGAGTTGACCGAGCCCGGCCAGACCGTGGTCCGCCACCACGTGACGATCGTCTCGCCGCTGAACCTGCCGGCCACGATGCCCGAGCACGCCAGCGCGCTGTACGCGCGCAACCTGCAGGCCCTGATCGAGCTGCTGGCCGACGAGCAGACCGGCGCGCTGGCCCCCGACTTCGATGACGAGATCGTCACGGGCGCCTGCGTCGTCCGCGACGGGGAGGTGCGCTGA